A stretch of DNA from Tigriopus californicus strain San Diego chromosome 8, Tcal_SD_v2.1, whole genome shotgun sequence:
TTCCCGCTCCTCTTTTTTCCCCGGGTCTCATGTCTGATATTATGTCACAAGGGTCATTCCATTAAACCTCTTTGGAATCCCAGGATTTCGAACCCGAGCCCCTCGAGATGATGCTCAAAGCAGATGGAAGCAGCTGGATGATGATCATGGTGTTGGCCACTACCACTTTCTCGTCCATCCATTCCACCAAGCCACGGACCTCccgaccaaccgaccaaccgtccgtccgttcgtcaAAGATGGTTGGCTTGTTGGAACATAGTGGAGCTCGTAGAAACAACAGCGGTAAGAGAATGGCGGAAAGGCGGTTCCCCCCAAACTCTCCTCAACGTTTTGGTCTCGACTTTCCGACCTAGCAAGCCCACACAATGGCCTCCACTTTTGCGTGAGCGTTGTCATTGCGGGCCAGCGGTCTCACCACCTCTGTGGCTGGTTGCGTTGTGGCTCTCTGGAAGCCCACAGCCATCGACCGCAGAAGCGGTAAGGACATCGAGAGTTACGTtacttctctctttctcttgggcGCCCTTCTCAGCTCTGCCAACGCCTGCCTTCTTGTTCTCGTCGTCACAGTCGTCGTTGTCGCAGTCGTCCTTCTCGCCACAAGTTTACGCCAATGAACGTGGATTCTTCGTTCTCTCATTTCGTGGCAGGCCACAAAACGCTCTTCACTCCTCAGAGTATATCCCCCCCCTTACAAAGCCGCGATGCCTGGCGATAACAGGAGTTCGGCGTCGGCGCTATCGCCACCGTCTGCGAGTTCGCCGCAAGTGGCGGTAGCCCAGTCGACGTCACATTCGAAACTTGTGGCCTTTTTCGTGGCCAAAGCGAATAATCAGTTGGTTACACGGGTAAGCGTGTGGCTACCCACGGATGGCTACGTGAGTGTGttcgagaaaaaaagggaCCATAGCTCCGAGGCGAGGAGGGCAAAacgtgatggtggtggtggtggtggtggtagtggtggtgacTATGATACAACTACGTGCATGGAGGGCGACCCAAACATGGGCGACATATCCTGGTGCATTGCGGCCACGAGATAACTCTGATTTGAGCTTCTAGGCCGGGATTTGAACGCGTCGCTGTGGGCGCCTTGTGGTGAAGTGCGGTTTCAATTAGAGTATTCTTCTCATCAGTAATGAGAGGACTTCCCTCACCTCTAAACCACAAAAACTTTAAAGTGCTTCGTGTCAACAAATTAGCTCTCGTATCCATTTGGAGCAAGTGTCGAACCAAGTTAGGTTGAGTGCATCGTCATGCTACAAAGTCCGCCCTCGAGCATGGGGGTGGGTCACAATCCTATGTTGGGCTCTTCTCATGGGTCGCCCATGGCCCACATGTTCCAGGGTTATCCTCCACCCCATCCAGAGTTCCTAGCGGCTGCGGCAGCCGCATCCGCTGGAGGGGCAGGGGCAGGGGGTCAACCTCCCAATCCATTTCTTCCACAAAATGGACTGCCGCACCCCAGTCTTCTCGAACCGCCAAAACCGCGGTTCATGTTCCGTGTTCCACGTGTTGTTCCCAACCAGAAACAGAAATTCGAAAGTGATGACTTGCTAAAGCGACACTCCAGAGAGGCTGAGGTAAGCCGAAATTCATGGCTAGTCAAATTGCATCATAAAGACCAAAACAGAAACAGCCTCAAATGGAATTGGGACTGGCCTTTGATTTTAGTGAGGTGACCGGCTGAGCAGTAATGGGTCTCGTTTGTGGCCAATCGCTATTGATTCCCAAGGGTGATTGCTTTTGTGGTCACTTGACAAGACTTTAAGCTTAATCAAAGAATACTTGCCTCACAAGCTCTAGAGAGGGTTGGCCTCGGTTGCATCACATCCCTGAAACGGAACTAAACGAAGCGTGCCACAATGTAAGCAAGACCAGGTATTCCTTTCCTCCCCTCATCCCGTCAATTGTCAAGCAATTCAAACAACAAACTTGGCTCACTTATCTCTGAGCATCCATTGTCTCACCTCAAAAGAATCAATATTGACTCAGGGTCCTCCCCTCATTTGATCAAGCTACTTCTGTATGCAGTTCCAGGCAACAGGCTTTGTGTTTGTCGCAACAAGATTCCCCCTTGTCGTGCGTTATGATGATAAAAGTCATAACTCGCTTGCTTTTCTCGGCCTCGCGAAAGGATCCATTCAATTCTTTGCCAATAGAGAAAAACTCCCCCTCCTCTCTTTTTCCAGTTGTCTCAAAAATACTCGTATTTAGGAAAGCACAATTCTTAGTCGATCCACAAGAATTAAGGGATGAAACTCAATGGAGTGGGTTTTCCTCAACTTCTTGTTCAAGCATAGTTGGTTGACCGACCCTTGGTGATCTGTCAGGGACACAGGCTGCCCAATTGACCATGATATTACTAAATGATAGCTCctcaaatgtaattgaatttaATCATTTTCACACACCACCTTTCACGAGCTTCTAAACATACTCTACAAAGACAGCAATCGTGCAAGGATGtaagaggaaaatgaacaataaataatGACCCTTTGTTGAAAACCTTTTGGCGTAGGAGGTGAAGAAGGAGTCAAATGTCGCAAGCGCTTTTACGAAATATCCCTTTATGATCGTAGTTCCCAGTCCTTAGCAATAAACAAAAACTGGTCTGGTCAGTTTTGAAATCTGTGAGGGGAAACATTTGAACATTGTAAGCGTTTGTTCCGGACCAAAGCACGttgaaaaagttatgaaaGAAAATAGGAACTCTCAAGTGGGGATGACAAATGTAGCCCTACCCTCATAAATGACCACAGATTTAGAAATTCAAGTTGCCGCAAAGGGCAACCTTGTGTTGTACATCGGCGCAAGTTAATGCTGCCGTATCGACACTAAATTTAAAAAGGGTAAATAAGTAGCAATTGTTGAGTATAGTCTCAGTATACGACTAAGCACCAAAGTCCTGCAAACTCAAGATTCTTCTATTTCACTTTATACTCAAACTGATTTTCTGTAAGTCGTTAATAGTTTGCTTAGTAGTAGGAGAATAactttgcatgttttgtttttagtCGACTTAAGAAATGATTTGGTTTGCTTCACCGCAACATCAGAAATCATTATGAGAAACTCGTATTTCAAGTGTTTGTTACCTTTTCAGTAGAGGTCAGATTTTATCATGACACTTTATGGACCACAAAAAAGTACATTGACTTGAGGCAAAACAATGATACTTTGTAAAAGATTGAAAACGAAAGGCAACTCTTCGGATAagctttccaattttcatgcaaaaagTAACTGATTTTACATTGGAAAGTTTTCTAAGGAAAATCCCAGCTCTTTTTATCTTTTCGCATTACATCGCCATGCTATTAGGGTATTAGCGGATTTTCTGAAATGTATTACCCGGATTATTTTCAACACGCGCTAGCACAccatgatttttatttttgcaaatacCTTTATCAAAGGCAATATTTTCATCTTATCTTAATATTcctatcatcatttttttagtCTTTATATAACATTAATCAACTtcgacattttcaaaataaatcaaagcGTCCCCTCAAGGTttccttttgattgaaaaagtcAAGGATAGTCGTTCGACTTGACAAGTTTTGGAATCAGCAAATCAAGGGTAATATTGCAATTTTAACATCTTTGGCGACTATGGGTTTGATTGTTAAAAAGACATGCTTAAAAGCAAATTTAGTTATacctcaaaatgagcaatttcagTAAGTTGCAAAACATATCTAAAAGGTCGTGAGTTGTCTGTTTTGATTATATGTTATAAACCTTATGTAGGTTAACCACATGGTCTTAAATGAGGTTGTTACCCTAGGGACTCGAATATAAAAAGTCCCCTAAGAACATGTATTTTTGACTAGTTATTTCGCCATTAAGGGCCTATGTTCTGTATTATTAAAAAACTACATATTATTTATCCCCATGTCATTGGGGGGTAATTTTCAAGGTAACTAAATCAATaactaaaacattttttgacaagaacaaCTCTCAAGTTCTAATTAGATAATTGCCAATCTCGCATGCTTGAGAGtatcagatttttttgccaagaaGTTGCCAAGTCTGATGATGCACCTAATAACATGAACAAGATGCCTTGTCAAAAGATTGATCTGAttaaactttcaattttttcaactttttctaaAACCACCAATAAAgcagtttttgaaaagaagaactCAAAAGCGGCTTCATTCATTTCTGTACTAAATGTGCTTTATtcgattgttgttgtttcagGTTCGATACACCGCTTTCCGGGATCGACCGGTTCAAGAGCGGCAAGCCAAATTCATTCAGTCACTACGGGAAGGTCATTCAGAAATTGTAAGACACTCAATACTCTGTTAACTACTACCTGACGACTTTTTCCATAACGTACGTTTTGCTTGGTTTTCAGGCATTTATAGCCACCGGTTTTAATCTGATGTTGTCATTCAATCCTCACCCATCCTACGATCCGAGAATTCCTCGCCAAATGGACTTTGACAAGGAACCTGGAAAGGTAAGAACCAACTAATAGTTCCCCTTTCTCTGCTTATCAATGGATAGAATGTAGACTACAAGACGGACTGACGAATTAGAACATGACGGTTTTTAAAGAATCATGTGCTCAGATTAAAACTACCAAAGAAAAAGACCTCGTTGAGGGCTTAAGTATTAATATACGTATATCAGTActaactttgattttttgaatcTTTCCATCATGATTCACATATATTAACCGCCATTAAATTGTCACGAAGAAATTATTGGTAGGATAAGGCACCTGCTAATAGTTGTACACCTGTTATCCGCATATTTATGTACTAAATTGGCTGCCATTTTATTGAAGTCATATTTCCGCTTTCCCTGAATTTGTCAGTGTCTGTAAacttcaaaagccaaaaccaCCAGTGTACCTCCTCCTGAATTCCAAATGATAAGTCAAACTACGGAAACAATTTCTTGGAGTGATGCCCAATGCCCAATGCTGGACCCTGGCTGGGGGTTATGTTTCACTCACTCTTCATTGCCGTGGTGACAAAACGTGTTTTGACGTGTGCGGAATGACTCGTAATTGagctttttgacatttttcagtACATTTTACCTTCGCACTTCAGAACCAAAGTCACCCCAAATTTGGCCCTCGTTCGTCCACGTGCGTCGACGAGAGTTCAGTTTCGAAACGTTCCGAAGTTTCGTGGATTGGCATCCGACAGCTACGGCCATTTTTTGGGCCATTTAAATGGCGACAAGGGAATGCGCTTAAAATTGTGTCTCATTTGTTTCGAGATAAGTCAACTACACCACTCAGTGATGTTGGACAAGGTGAATGGGACATTTGTTGATCCTGGCCAGTTTTCAAATCCGAGCATTCAATACATGCTCATTGATCGAGGCGTTCGCTTTAAATCATGGGAAACACCGTATGACCCAGAGGCTAAACAGGTTCAAAACCTTCATCCGCTGAGTCAGCCAACTCGGGGTGACTTAATTTATAGTGTGCACTTGTTCCAACTTCTGTTTAAAGCTCTTCCATTCCGCATTCTTCCTGGGGCGAAATATGTCCATTTCGGACCTTGAGGGCATGTGTTTTCAGAAGGGAAGtggaaacattttgtcagGCTTACGAATCCATCAAGGTTGGCGCTTCTCTAGTCAAATCCTCGAGGGACGTGAACCTATGTACAGAGCGTGAATGTGCCCAAGGGATCTACTATTTGGAAATGGCTTAATAATAATGGAGCCAGTGTTTATATACGAAATAGGAAGGAGCAGGCAAGGTGATCATTAGTGAGGTGACACAACCACTGTCCAATTAAGTCTTTGATGAATATTTTGTTAATGACCAGTGGTCAACCCAAATTATTTTTGCAGCATTTACCCACCTCATCAAACAAATGATTTTTCTATCACGAATTCGAGCACTAAGTCTTCAATGTGCGAACCGAACTCCGGCCTAAGAACAGCGTTCAAAGTTTTCTAGCCTGCCAAATAGCTGAATTCTGGTGGATGCGATAATTTCGACCCCAAGTTGGAAATAAATTCAACCATTCTTTGGTTCCAGGTTTACGTGGTCTCGTCCTTCATCCTCAACGGAGTGTGTGTCAGATGGAAAGGCTACCTTCACTTGGAACGATTGGACGGAGTGGGTTGCTTGGAGTTCGACGAGGAATTCGCCAAACAAGAGGACATCCTCCTCAAAGAGCAAGTGGAAATCTACAACCGCAGTATGAAGGAAATGGATGAGCAACGAAAGGTGCAGCAGCGTCATCTAGCCGCACTCATGGGACACCGGCAAGCCGTCATGTCTGCGGCCATGAGTCACCAAGAACCCCCTTCATCCACCCAAAACGAAGCAATCACTCGACTAAGAGGAACCAGTCATCAAAACCCTTCTCCGGATAGTGCACAAGTGCCCAATCTATCGAATAGCCGAGGGGATTTGAATTCAAGCTTCTTGCTTTcggatattttgaatgaggtaCTTTCTTCGTTGTCGTTATTATTTTTCGTTAGCACTACTCCATGAAGGAACAACTCCGGACTAGAATCATAAAGTTTTGTTCATAACCGAAGTTTCTGGTGAGCGGCATCACGCAATAAAGCGACTGACTGTGGTTAGCCGCAGCTTTAGTTATGAAGTCGTTGGGAACAGGCAGCAGAGGGCTCAGCGTTTGGCCCAATATGATTGCAGTCCTATGCACAATAGAACATTGGAACATTGGAGGGGACTGGTTTTCAAGCTGATGGATCTTGaggttggaacttggagcGAACGGCAGTCGATGGCTTGAGACACGGATACAACACTCACTCAATGGATTGGAGGGGAAAAGACCGGTTACAAGGCTGTGGTGTTGGTGGCCTGGCCTTATTTGGCATAATTCTGGGGAAACGAGACTAACCAAGGAAATGAGGGACCGCCAGGCATCTGCCTACAGTGCGTAGCGGGAGGTTTGGGAAAATTGTGGGATAATATAATCATCCACTGGCACTAATAAGGTATTGTTCCAAGCACTCTGATTTCTGATGTGGCCAACTCCGATTACTTTGCTGTGTGTACAATGAGAGCCACAATCACGTCCTCAAGCAACACAACACTTCTTTTACGTACTACACTAACTGTGTCTTAGATGCTGTAGGTCGACTAGTTGTTCATCGATCAAAATTTTCCTCATAATTTTCGTTAACAAAAAACGTGGTAAATTGGTAAAGTGTTCCTTCATCCTTTTCCAACCACGATCCagggtggaaaaaaatacacACAAAAAGTTCCTCAGCTTATGTAATAAAATATGTCATAATTTGGTGTCAGGCTTTCGTCTTGATCACCTCAAGCACAAAACTCCTTTGTTAGTAAGGGTTGCGGGCTTGTGGTGGTGATAAAACGACACAGTTAGCTCCTCATTTAAATTGATACCTTACAGAAGTGTGTGCCTCTTAGACTCTAACCCTGTCCAATTTCTACGACGTTTCCAATAATGCCAATAATCCCAATCATGTTTCTAACGATTAACCACCCGCTCTCCATGATTACGAAGCTTTGATTACTACCGAGAGCAATTGTATAAAGTTTCCCACTGTTCCCCGAGTTGTTAGCCAGAAACTCGGTACAAGCAGCAATCTAAGGCTTGGCACCACAATATTTTACGTGGTTGTTTGGTGGCTTGCTGATGAAGCACGTAATAATGGCATGAACAATCTTTGAGGTTTTTACAATGTTCCATGGATCAACCAGACGCTAGAACGAGTATCACCCTCTCTTTACGACGCTTTGGAAAATAAGGAAGGTGTGTCTCACAACAGCAAAGTTCCTAATGATTTCTACTTTTATTTCAGAAatcttcgtcctcctctttGGTGTCCTCTACCTCTCCCTTGGGTAGCGAGTTGTCCCCACATTTAAATCTATCAGCCTCGGCTAAGCTTTCTTCCTCGAGTGACCTAGTGAACCAACACAATCATCCTCAACATCCACAGAAATGTGACCTGTCGACCTCTATTGTGAGCAGTAGCGATGTTCCATTGGATGATGTCGTAGATGTGTGTAATGATGAGGATTCGCTTTGATTTTGTGATGATCATGATATAATGAACCATATCCTTAATGCCTAAAACTAGTCTGTACTTTACGAGTGGACTTGATTTGTTGCAATGATAGTTTAATTGATGCTTGTAGTATATCAACCTATCTCAGAAGATATGGCTATTATTCCACAATTAATGTTGAGAAATAAATAACTTCGTTTTAAGTGCAAAATGTAGGATAATCTGGCTTGAGATCGACCGTGTAGTCAAATTGACGGAACTCTTTGGTTCCAGCATCGTAACATCCAATGATCCAATAATGATCGGTTTCCACAGTGTCCTCTGGAACCTCAACGCGGAAATCAGATTGTCCGTTCCTGAGGCAAATGAAAAGTTGCGTGATTGTTTTCCTACCACTGCGTGAATTATTTGTATGCTCACCTGAAAACGGAAACTGATCCGCCAGACTTGATGAAAGATGCCCCATTTCCATTCTCATAtaattggacaaaaatggtGTACAAGTAAGAACCTTGTCTCTTGATGGTGATGGTTTCACTTCCCTTGGAGGCCCCTTCATTATTGTAGGTATTAAGTTCCGCAAAATTACATTGTTTTTCCCTGCGGGGCAGACATCGAAATGTGACTCACGAATTTCATGGAAACACGATTCATCAGGTTTGAAGAAACTTACAGATAAGAAACTTCACAGATGACGGTTGGGCCACGACTGTCCACTTCTATGGCATGTATGTCCAAATCCGTGGATTCATCTTGCCAATTCAATACCAACCGAATATCGTCTGATGGGTTCATTTCGGGAGATAACCCCAGATATTGATTCTGGATCGTTTCTGATTTCATCATGTAAGCAAGAAGGGCATTGTCAAAGCCATCCAAAGAGGCTTCCACCCTGACATAATCCCCTTGGCGCAGAGATGCGCAATCAGCTTCTCCATTGGCATCTGTCACATCTTGACTTTGTCTTTCCAACGTGTCACAAACGATGGTCACCCCATATAAAGGCTGGTTGGTCAAGGCATCAGTCACTCGAAGGTGCAACGTGAGTGATCCTCCCATGGCACTGGTTGTGGTAGTTGTAGgggttgttgtcgttgttgtcgttgttgttgtggtgggggtggtggtagtggtagttgtTGTGGTACTCGTGGATGAGCCTCCATCCCCAATACATTGATCAATACTAGGTTGAGCTGATCCTAGGAGAACATTACAATCGCGAAGATCGTCCCGGTAGATCTTGCAACTACCAATTTGTGCATCATGAACAAAGTATCGGCAAGACCCATCATTGGAACACTCGTTCTGACAATCACCGACATTATAGATCCCAAGGAACTCATTGATATAAGATCCTTGGTAGTCGCAATACCCTTCATAGAAACCTCGACAAACGTCTTGAGAGTTAATGCAACTTGAAATGAGCGGGTCTTTGGGGCCACCAATCTTTTGACAAGAAGCCAAGAATTCTGAAGTGATTTCATTGTCATAAAGTTGACAAAGTTTCAGAAACCGATCATAAATGAAATAGGAGCAAATCGTGTCAAAATAAGAATTGCAGTAACTTTGACATCGGGCCTCGCTGACATCTTTTATGACAACATCACTGCCCTCCAAATTACAGTTATTGATGGTGAAATCTTGACAGTTATTGGCCTGAGTTTGTCCTATGAGAAGCAAACACAATACACTCAAAGAAACGAACCAAAATCGTGACTCCATATTCAAATGCAACAGATTAAAAGAAAGACGTTTCAATCACTGACGATCTGATTCCGGAACTGATCTTATAATGACGAATTCGTGACGAATTTCTTTTATTCAATTATTCTTAGATAAGGCTTATTATTTGGTCAAATATTTGTGAATCTAAGTCCTTGAAAAGATACGTCAAGTAGCAAAGTTGGGCAAATTTAATGTAACGAAATCAATGCATAATTCACGTTTCCTTGAGTGTCACAGAAAGATTAACAGGCCTACTTAGTGCCTTCAGAACATAATTTTTAAAGNNNNNNNNNNNNNNNNNNNNNNNNNNNNNNNNNNNNNNNNNNNNNNNNNNNNNNNNNNNNNNNNNNNNNNNNNNNNNNNNNNNNNNNNNNNNNNNNNNNNNNNNNNNNN
This window harbors:
- the LOC131885333 gene encoding uncharacterized protein LOC131885333 — protein: MESRFWFVSLSVLCLLLIGQTQANNCQDFTINNCNLEGSDVVIKDVSEARCQSYCNSYFDTICSYFIYDRFLKLCQLYDNEITSEFLASCQKIGGPKDPLISSCINSQDVCRGFYEGYCDYQGSYINEFLGIYNVGDCQNECSNDGSCRYFVHDAQIGSCKIYRDDLRDCNVLLGSAQPSIDQCIGDGGSSTSTTTTTTTTTPTTTTTTTTTTTPTTTTTSAMGGSLTLHLRVTDALTNQPLYGVTIVCDTLERQSQDVTDANGEADCASLRQGDYVRVEASLDGFDNALLAYMMKSETIQNQYLGLSPEMNPSDDIRLVLNWQDESTDLDIHAIEVDSRGPTVICEVSYLEKQCNFAELNTYNNEGASKGSETITIKRQGSYLYTIFVQLYENGNGASFIKSGGSVSVFRNGQSDFRVEVPEDTVETDHYWIIGCYDAGTKEFRQFDYTVDLKPDYPTFCT
- the LOC131885334 gene encoding uncharacterized protein LOC131885334, coding for MLQSPPSSMGVGHNPMLGSSHGSPMAHMFQGYPPPHPEFLAAAAAASAGGAGAGGQPPNPFLPQNGLPHPSLLEPPKPRFMFRVPRVVPNQKQKFESDDLLKRHSREAEVRYTAFRDRPVQERQAKFIQSLREGHSEIAFIATGFNLMLSFNPHPSYDPRIPRQMDFDKEPGKVYVVSSFILNGVCVRWKGYLHLERLDGVGCLEFDEEFAKQEDILLKEQVEIYNRSMKEMDEQRKVQQRHLAALMGHRQAVMSAAMSHQEPPSSTQNEAITRLRGTSHQNPSPDSAQVPNLSNSRGDLNSSFLLSDILNEKSSSSSLVSSTSPLGSELSPHLNLSASAKLSSSSDLVNQHNHPQHPQKCDLSTSIVSSSDVPLDDVVDVCNDEDSL